The Pricia mediterranea genome includes a window with the following:
- the recR gene encoding recombination mediator RecR has product MEFSSKLLENAVYEMSQLPGIGKRTALRLVLHLLKQPEDRTTKLARALDAVRKDIKFCSQCHNISDAEICEICASPKRDRSLICVVEDIRDVMAIENTSQYKGLYHVLGGKISPMEGIGPHDLNIASLIKKARQGETKEFIFALSSTMEGDTTNFYIFKQLDGLDVNISTIARGIAVNDELEYADEVTLGRSILNRVPFERSLKAN; this is encoded by the coding sequence ATGGAATTTTCTTCTAAACTCCTTGAGAACGCTGTTTATGAAATGTCGCAGCTGCCCGGAATCGGCAAGCGGACGGCATTGCGTTTGGTATTGCACCTATTAAAGCAGCCGGAAGACCGCACGACAAAATTGGCCCGTGCCCTGGACGCTGTCAGAAAGGATATCAAGTTCTGCTCCCAATGTCATAATATTTCCGATGCGGAGATTTGCGAAATTTGTGCAAGCCCCAAAAGAGATAGAAGTCTCATCTGTGTCGTAGAGGACATCCGCGATGTGATGGCCATTGAAAACACAAGTCAATACAAAGGCTTGTACCATGTTTTGGGAGGAAAGATCTCGCCTATGGAAGGGATAGGCCCCCACGACCTGAATATTGCCTCCCTGATCAAGAAGGCCCGGCAGGGCGAAACCAAAGAGTTTATTTTTGCCTTGAGTTCTACGATGGAAGGTGATACGACCAATTTCTATATCTTTAAGCAATTGGACGGGCTCGATGTCAACATCTCGACTATCGCCAGGGGCATAGCCGTAAACGACGAGCTGGAATACGCCGACGAGGTGACCCTTGGACGGAGCATCCTGAACCGGGTTCCCTTTGAGAGATCGCTAAAGGCCAACTGA
- a CDS encoding RagB/SusD family nutrient uptake outer membrane protein, which yields MKNFIKQHINKILGLSMLLIGTVGCSDFLDEEDPSNLQPESFYTTATHAQAAIAAVYADARFVGDGAGIFSSNWQLLMAPTGTTTTETAQNSDLNNLYSLSYDDNNLHVRNWWGGIYEVIANANLVLENVPGIDMEEAEKNRILGEAKFLRAWAYFYAVRLWGDVPLITQPQSATSEDFFPERAPQQEVYAQILTDLTEAENAGLPWTDESGRVSEAAVKTLLAKVYLTMAGNPLNETARYADAAAKAKEVIDNAGTIRLFETYGQLHDESFNNMGEHIFSLQYNDLVAANPMGNMYPNFQPVTYRGPSGTGSTIPDIDFYNSYDDDDLRKENREGWFYTSYYEDGSGELFDLGKPYIFKYFNRAANGTQGVPGTAKDNLNLMIFRYAEVLLIYAEASNEVGGPTQEAWEALKAIRDRATLDTPALGTFDQQSFREAVWTERWHELAFEMKVWFDMVRLRQVYNVTTGGFDNFVGHVNLNSDQALQEKHLLFPLPEQEIINSPNLTQNPGY from the coding sequence ATGAAAAATTTCATAAAACAACATATAAATAAGATTCTAGGATTATCGATGCTGTTAATAGGTACGGTAGGGTGTTCTGATTTTTTGGACGAAGAGGATCCGTCCAATTTACAGCCTGAAAGTTTTTACACCACCGCCACGCACGCCCAGGCAGCTATCGCGGCAGTATATGCCGATGCCCGATTTGTGGGTGACGGTGCCGGTATTTTCTCGTCCAATTGGCAACTTTTAATGGCCCCGACGGGAACCACCACAACGGAGACGGCCCAAAATTCGGACCTGAACAACCTGTATTCCCTATCCTATGATGACAATAACCTGCACGTCAGAAATTGGTGGGGCGGTATTTACGAAGTTATCGCCAATGCCAATTTGGTGCTTGAAAATGTACCCGGTATCGACATGGAAGAAGCGGAAAAGAATAGGATATTGGGTGAGGCAAAATTCTTGCGTGCCTGGGCCTATTTCTACGCGGTCAGGCTCTGGGGCGATGTTCCCCTGATTACCCAGCCCCAAAGTGCCACTTCCGAGGACTTTTTCCCTGAAAGGGCACCGCAGCAGGAGGTTTATGCCCAGATCCTTACCGACCTGACCGAAGCGGAAAATGCTGGCCTTCCGTGGACCGATGAGAGCGGCAGGGTATCCGAAGCTGCCGTCAAGACGCTATTGGCCAAAGTGTACCTGACCATGGCCGGAAATCCGCTGAACGAAACGGCAAGGTATGCCGATGCAGCCGCCAAGGCGAAAGAGGTTATCGATAATGCCGGTACCATCCGACTTTTCGAAACCTACGGACAACTGCACGACGAAAGTTTTAACAACATGGGAGAGCATATATTTAGCCTACAGTATAACGATCTTGTGGCCGCGAACCCGATGGGCAATATGTATCCGAACTTTCAGCCTGTCACCTACCGGGGGCCTTCGGGAACCGGAAGTACGATACCCGATATCGATTTCTACAATTCATATGATGATGACGATTTAAGAAAAGAGAATCGGGAAGGCTGGTTCTATACCAGTTATTACGAAGACGGTAGCGGCGAACTCTTTGATTTGGGCAAACCGTATATTTTCAAATATTTTAATCGTGCCGCCAACGGAACCCAAGGCGTTCCCGGTACGGCCAAGGATAACCTGAACCTGATGATTTTCCGATATGCCGAGGTGCTCTTGATCTATGCGGAGGCCTCCAACGAAGTCGGCGGGCCGACCCAAGAAGCCTGGGAGGCCTTGAAGGCGATCCGTGACCGAGCCACCCTCGATACCCCGGCTTTGGGTACCTTCGACCAACAATCTTTCCGTGAGGCCGTGTGGACCGAAAGATGGCACGAGCTCGCTTTTGAGATGAAGGTGTGGTTCGACATGGTACGGTTAAGACAAGTGTACAATGTCACCACTGGTGGCTTTGATAATTTTGTCGGACACGTGAACTTGAATTCCGATCAGGCGTTACAAGAAAAACATCTGTTGTTTCCGTTGCCCGAACAGGAGATTATAAATAGTCCGAATCTGACCCAGAACCCCGGATATTGA
- a CDS encoding fumarylacetoacetate hydrolase family protein, which translates to MKLICIGRNYTDHIEELKNERPKEPVVFIKPDSAILPKEQDFYIPEFTDEVHYEVEVLIKIKKVGKHIHQKFAPTYYDEVGLGIDFTARDLQSKLKEKGLPWEKAKGFDGAAIIGKWRHKSDFKDINALDFSLFKNGEEVQCGNTELMLWKIDELVAYVSKFFTLKKGDILFTGTPAGVGRIAANDYLAGTLEGREMFSVKVK; encoded by the coding sequence GTGAAGCTGATCTGTATCGGAAGAAACTACACCGATCACATCGAGGAACTGAAGAACGAGAGGCCCAAAGAGCCGGTGGTCTTTATCAAGCCCGATTCTGCCATCCTCCCTAAAGAACAGGATTTCTATATCCCGGAATTTACGGATGAAGTCCACTATGAGGTAGAAGTATTGATAAAGATCAAAAAAGTAGGAAAACACATCCATCAAAAATTTGCGCCTACCTACTACGACGAGGTCGGTCTAGGTATCGATTTTACGGCCCGAGACCTGCAATCGAAACTTAAGGAAAAAGGATTGCCCTGGGAAAAAGCAAAGGGATTCGATGGCGCGGCCATCATCGGAAAATGGCGGCATAAATCGGATTTTAAGGATATTAACGCGCTTGATTTTTCCCTCTTTAAAAATGGAGAGGAAGTACAGTGTGGAAATACGGAACTGATGCTCTGGAAAATCGATGAACTGGTGGCCTACGTGTCCAAATTCTTTACCTTGAAAAAGGGCGACATCCTATTTACAGGAACCCCTGCAGGAGTTGGCAGAATCGCGGCAAATGATTACCTTGCGGGAACTTTGGAGGGACGCGAAATGTTCTCCGTCAAGGTGAAATGA
- a CDS encoding dihydrolipoamide acetyltransferase family protein, with translation MSKFELKLPRMGESVAEATLTTWLKDVGDTVELDEPVFEIATDKVDSEVPSEVEGVLIEKHFEVDDVVKVGQTVAVIEIEGGASDSPGSQGKAFSGSDAEDQTADKEKSGEQAAAEVEESVKMAKETASAPKHRPDTPQQDSERFYSPLVKNIAKQEGISLAELDGITGSGLEGRVTKNDILQYVEERTDAPAEAGSRPKVGAAPATEAAGKQAATERDRTGQGSEKGVSTPERDARATEKPAASTVSSSDGHEIIEMTRMGKMIAKHMVDSVSTSAHVQSFIEVDVTPIVNWRNKVKADFEKREGEKLTFTPIFLEAVAKALKKYPMMNISVEGDTVVKKKSINIGMAAALPDGNLIVPVIKNADQLNLVGMAKVVNDLATRARENGLKPDEVQGGTYTVTNVGTFGSVFGTPIINQPQVGILALGAIRKLPAVIETEAGDFIGIRSKMFLSHSYDHRVVNGALGSMFVKAVADYLEAWDTNREV, from the coding sequence ATGTCAAAATTCGAACTGAAATTACCGCGAATGGGGGAGAGTGTTGCCGAAGCGACCTTGACCACCTGGTTGAAGGATGTAGGCGATACCGTTGAGCTCGATGAACCGGTCTTCGAGATTGCGACGGACAAGGTGGATAGTGAAGTCCCCAGCGAAGTCGAAGGCGTACTGATAGAAAAACATTTTGAAGTGGATGATGTCGTCAAGGTAGGTCAGACCGTTGCCGTAATCGAAATCGAAGGCGGGGCTTCTGATAGCCCTGGAAGCCAAGGTAAGGCATTCTCAGGATCGGATGCTGAAGACCAAACTGCGGACAAGGAAAAATCGGGGGAGCAAGCGGCCGCAGAGGTTGAGGAATCGGTCAAAATGGCCAAGGAAACGGCCAGTGCCCCGAAGCATCGTCCTGATACACCGCAGCAGGACTCGGAGCGCTTCTATTCCCCCTTGGTCAAGAATATTGCCAAACAGGAAGGGATTTCCTTGGCCGAATTGGATGGAATAACCGGTTCGGGCCTGGAAGGCCGGGTCACCAAGAACGATATTTTACAATATGTGGAGGAGCGAACCGATGCCCCCGCCGAAGCAGGTTCCCGACCAAAAGTGGGGGCCGCACCGGCCACGGAGGCTGCGGGCAAGCAAGCTGCCACGGAACGGGACCGAACCGGACAAGGTTCCGAAAAAGGGGTGTCGACGCCAGAGAGAGATGCCCGGGCGACAGAAAAACCGGCCGCGTCGACCGTATCTTCTTCCGATGGGCACGAGATAATCGAGATGACCCGTATGGGCAAGATGATTGCCAAACATATGGTCGACAGCGTTTCGACCTCGGCCCACGTTCAGAGCTTTATCGAGGTCGATGTGACCCCTATCGTCAATTGGCGCAACAAGGTAAAAGCGGATTTTGAGAAGCGGGAAGGCGAAAAACTGACGTTTACCCCTATTTTTTTAGAAGCCGTCGCCAAGGCCCTCAAGAAGTATCCGATGATGAATATTTCGGTGGAAGGCGATACCGTGGTCAAGAAAAAAAGCATCAATATCGGGATGGCCGCTGCACTTCCTGACGGCAACCTGATCGTGCCGGTCATCAAGAACGCCGATCAGCTCAATCTGGTCGGGATGGCCAAGGTGGTCAATGATCTGGCTACCCGCGCCAGGGAAAACGGTCTAAAGCCCGATGAAGTGCAGGGCGGTACCTATACAGTGACCAACGTAGGTACCTTTGGCAGCGTATTCGGAACCCCGATCATCAACCAGCCCCAAGTAGGCATCTTGGCCCTCGGTGCCATTCGGAAACTGCCGGCGGTTATCGAAACCGAGGCGGGGGACTTTATCGGGATCCGCAGTAAGATGTTCTTGTCGCACAGCTACGACCACCGGGTCGTAAATGGTGCCCTGGGCAGTATGTTCGTTAAGGCCGTTGCCGATTACTTGGAGGCCTGGGACACAAACCGGGAGGTGTGA
- a CDS encoding competence/damage-inducible protein A, with translation MDSLYAEIITIGDEILIGQIVDTNAAFIAKQLTKIGVAVYQITSVQDDRVHMLQALADAKEHAQIVIVTGGLGPTKDDITKQVFCEFFNDTLIENAEVLANVEHLFKKYITSTPISDINRRQAMVPSKATVLDNPHGTAPGMWMQSGETVFVSLPGVPFEMKSLVRNAVIPKIIEQFERPVIVHKTLVTYGLGESAVAAKIESWENELPDFVRLAYLPSLGRVRLRLTAKGKDKDTLEDTIDGEIQKLPALIGDIMYGIEDEETLEKVVSKMLTRKKLTLATAESCTGGKIAQQLTALPGASAYFKGSVVSYATETKINVLKVPRETIDAHSVVSAEVAKAMAENVRHLLHTDFAIATTGNAGPTKGDSDAEVGTVFVAIASENGVFAQKFNMGNHRTRIVQKSVHKALELLQKEILKF, from the coding sequence ATGGATTCACTATACGCCGAGATAATTACCATAGGCGATGAGATTCTCATCGGTCAGATCGTGGACACCAACGCTGCTTTTATTGCCAAACAGCTGACCAAAATTGGGGTAGCGGTCTACCAGATTACCTCGGTACAGGACGACCGGGTACATATGCTACAAGCTCTGGCAGACGCCAAAGAGCATGCTCAGATCGTTATCGTGACCGGGGGACTTGGCCCGACCAAAGACGATATCACCAAACAGGTCTTTTGCGAGTTTTTCAATGATACCTTGATCGAGAACGCCGAGGTTTTGGCCAACGTTGAGCATCTTTTTAAAAAATATATTACCTCCACCCCTATATCCGATATCAACCGAAGGCAGGCCATGGTGCCGTCGAAGGCCACCGTACTTGACAACCCGCATGGCACCGCCCCTGGGATGTGGATGCAATCCGGTGAGACGGTGTTCGTGTCCCTTCCGGGCGTGCCGTTCGAAATGAAGAGCCTGGTAAGGAACGCGGTCATCCCTAAAATCATCGAACAATTCGAGCGTCCCGTTATTGTTCATAAAACCTTGGTCACCTACGGGTTGGGCGAAAGTGCGGTTGCGGCGAAAATCGAATCTTGGGAGAACGAACTTCCCGATTTTGTAAGACTGGCCTATTTGCCAAGTTTGGGCCGGGTGCGCCTGCGACTAACGGCCAAAGGCAAGGACAAAGATACACTGGAAGATACCATTGACGGGGAAATTCAAAAGTTGCCCGCCCTTATCGGCGATATCATGTACGGGATAGAGGACGAAGAGACCTTAGAGAAAGTCGTCTCCAAAATGTTGACCAGAAAAAAGCTGACCTTGGCTACTGCCGAAAGCTGTACCGGAGGCAAGATTGCACAGCAATTGACCGCTTTGCCCGGTGCCTCGGCCTATTTTAAGGGGAGCGTCGTAAGCTATGCCACGGAGACCAAAATCAATGTCCTAAAGGTTCCGCGGGAGACCATCGACGCACATTCGGTGGTAAGTGCCGAAGTAGCTAAGGCCATGGCCGAGAATGTGAGGCATTTGTTGCATACCGACTTTGCCATCGCTACCACCGGAAACGCCGGTCCCACGAAAGGGGATTCCGATGCCGAGGTCGGTACGGTGTTTGTTGCCATTGCATCCGAGAACGGAGTTTTCGCCCAGAAGTTCAATATGGGCAACCACCGAACGCGGATCGTTCAAAAGTCCGTGCACAAGGCACTTGAGCTGCTCCAAAAAGAAATTCTAAAATTCTAA
- a CDS encoding Hpt domain-containing protein → MIYSLDKINEMADGDEDFINSVISVFLEEVPQDLEDLEIALDQKNHRKVYELAHKIKPNVDLLGMEQARASALQMETLAKNEADFAEIAAIFPGLKKDIQQVVAELKTDFDPL, encoded by the coding sequence ATGATTTACAGTCTCGATAAAATAAATGAAATGGCCGATGGAGATGAAGATTTTATCAACTCCGTAATTTCGGTTTTTTTAGAGGAAGTCCCTCAAGATTTAGAGGACCTTGAAATTGCACTCGACCAAAAAAATCACCGTAAAGTCTATGAATTGGCCCATAAGATAAAACCCAATGTCGATCTGTTGGGCATGGAACAGGCCCGTGCCTCTGCGTTACAGATGGAGACCCTGGCCAAGAACGAAGCCGATTTTGCTGAAATTGCGGCGATATTTCCAGGTTTAAAAAAGGATATTCAGCAAGTTGTGGCCGAACTTAAAACGGATTTCGACCCATTGTAG
- the rpmB gene encoding 50S ribosomal protein L28, with product MSKVCQVTGKKAMFGNNVSFSINKTKRRFNVNLSKKRFYLPEEDRWVTLKVSAKALKIINKRGISAVIKESRAKGLVK from the coding sequence ATGTCAAAAGTTTGTCAAGTCACGGGAAAGAAAGCGATGTTCGGCAATAATGTATCGTTCTCCATCAACAAGACCAAAAGAAGGTTCAATGTGAATCTTTCCAAGAAACGCTTTTACCTTCCCGAAGAAGACCGTTGGGTCACATTGAAGGTATCCGCGAAGGCATTGAAAATCATCAACAAAAGAGGCATCTCCGCTGTAATAAAGGAATCAAGGGCAAAGGGATTGGTAAAATAA
- a CDS encoding SusC/RagA family TonB-linked outer membrane protein: MKRTLMKNLLWIGAFLCLGFAKAQTVSGTVSDAMGPLPGANVLVKGTTNGTQTDFDGNYTLDDVAEDATLVISYIGYSTMEIPIEGRSRIDVTLEEDAAELDEVVLVGYGSTKKSDLTGAVGQVSTEEIQERPAQSLNQAMAGRLAGVKVNTTSGRPGGKTNVRIRGFSSINSSNNPLYVVDGVQLPQGNLDQYSSAIDFLNPNDVVSIEVLKDASSTAIYGARGANGVILITTKRGQAGEGRISYNVEYNVKEFGPNFAEVLNAEEYARVEQLAWENSAKFDPEGWAAGNYAQYEPRLKRQDPLIAPLFDSDGNALYDTYWPGETQQHRLSQNHQLGFSGGNERTTYAISVGINDEQGLLKNTYLKRYSGRFNIDDQIKDWVKIGGSLSYNYQTENLADTNDQVPRRMVEDFPFLPVRYPDGHPRAGIFADNRDYPFAEGTYSSVHRLDGQQYILNTQTATGSVYSNINFTQDLQMRTVVAANMITQENPEFRDATLAGNNQAFASISSNRETFWSIENYVTYTKEINENNSLTALLGISWQQSNSLYFNAEANNFPTDYLQYNNLGAGSDNLGVDSNAEREALNSYFGRLNYNLFGKYLFTFTGRADGSSKFGENNKFSFFPSAAFAWRISEENFLRDNETISNLKLRTSYGVTGNSEIPPYSSLSLLGSGYQTIWGGNRVGGTGLNRLANPDLKWEKTAQYDVGLELGLFNNRLSVETDVYYRKTTDMLLDAPVPESSGYETIRRNVGSMENKGLEVSLNTKNIVTEDLMWDTSFNISMNRNKVLTLATPSDIFGVGGPGITNPTNVIRIGEPVGSFWGLTRLGTWNTDEAEEAASFVSYRNGLTILPGDIKYKDFNNDKIINDEDRTIIGNGYPTASGSLINNITYKGIDFTLDLQYSWGNDVMDMNLHSSEDRQALANSYRTVLNAWTPDNQDTPIAQVRDTRAGYVTNVDSHWIKDGSFLRGRNLMVGYSFGPQLLERLYLNKLRLYASTQNFFLWTSEELIGDPEVIPIRGGQGNNVFSQGMKWHEYPRSTTFVIGLQVGI; the protein is encoded by the coding sequence ATGAAGAGAACACTGATGAAAAATTTGTTGTGGATCGGGGCATTTTTATGTCTAGGCTTCGCCAAGGCACAGACGGTAAGCGGTACCGTTTCCGATGCAATGGGGCCCTTGCCCGGGGCCAATGTGCTGGTCAAGGGCACCACCAATGGTACACAGACCGATTTTGACGGGAATTACACGTTGGATGATGTAGCCGAAGATGCGACCTTGGTCATTAGCTACATTGGTTACAGTACTATGGAAATACCCATCGAAGGTAGGTCTCGGATTGACGTCACTTTGGAAGAGGATGCCGCAGAATTGGACGAAGTGGTGCTCGTAGGATACGGTAGTACGAAAAAATCCGACCTTACCGGGGCAGTCGGGCAGGTCAGTACCGAAGAGATCCAGGAGCGGCCGGCACAATCGTTAAATCAGGCTATGGCAGGACGGCTTGCCGGGGTGAAGGTCAATACCACCTCCGGCCGACCGGGCGGTAAGACCAACGTACGTATCAGGGGGTTCAGTTCGATCAATTCGTCGAACAACCCTTTATATGTAGTCGATGGAGTGCAACTACCACAAGGTAACCTAGACCAGTACAGTTCCGCCATTGACTTTTTAAATCCGAACGACGTGGTTTCCATCGAAGTGCTGAAAGACGCCTCTTCCACCGCCATCTACGGGGCGCGGGGTGCCAACGGAGTCATTTTGATAACGACCAAAAGAGGACAGGCCGGGGAAGGCAGGATCAGCTATAATGTGGAGTACAACGTCAAGGAATTCGGTCCTAATTTCGCCGAAGTGCTCAATGCCGAAGAATATGCAAGGGTCGAGCAGCTGGCCTGGGAAAATTCCGCCAAATTCGACCCCGAAGGATGGGCCGCGGGAAACTATGCCCAGTATGAACCCCGATTGAAGCGACAAGATCCATTGATTGCCCCGTTGTTCGATAGCGACGGCAATGCCCTTTATGACACCTACTGGCCCGGGGAAACACAGCAACACAGACTGTCGCAGAACCATCAACTTGGATTTTCGGGAGGCAACGAAAGAACTACCTATGCCATTTCGGTTGGAATCAACGATGAACAGGGCCTGCTCAAGAATACCTATCTCAAACGGTATTCCGGTCGTTTTAATATCGATGACCAAATCAAGGACTGGGTGAAGATCGGAGGGTCGCTCAGCTACAACTACCAGACCGAAAACCTGGCGGATACCAACGACCAGGTACCGCGAAGGATGGTCGAGGATTTTCCGTTTTTACCGGTGCGTTATCCCGACGGCCATCCAAGGGCAGGGATTTTTGCCGATAATAGGGATTACCCTTTTGCGGAAGGTACTTACAGCTCCGTCCACCGATTAGATGGGCAACAGTATATTTTGAATACCCAGACCGCCACCGGAAGTGTCTACTCGAATATCAATTTTACGCAAGACCTTCAAATGCGTACGGTGGTAGCTGCCAATATGATTACCCAAGAAAATCCCGAATTCCGTGATGCTACCCTGGCGGGCAACAATCAGGCTTTTGCCTCGATCAGTAGTAACAGGGAAACGTTCTGGTCCATTGAAAATTACGTTACCTATACCAAGGAGATCAACGAGAACAATTCCTTGACCGCCCTATTAGGTATCTCTTGGCAACAATCGAATTCGCTCTATTTTAATGCGGAAGCCAATAATTTCCCTACCGACTATCTTCAATACAATAATTTGGGCGCAGGTTCCGATAATTTAGGAGTTGATTCCAACGCAGAGCGTGAAGCCTTGAATTCGTATTTCGGAAGGCTCAACTACAATCTGTTCGGTAAATACTTGTTCACCTTTACCGGTAGGGCAGACGGTTCCTCAAAATTCGGTGAGAACAACAAGTTTTCCTTTTTTCCATCGGCAGCTTTTGCCTGGAGAATTTCTGAAGAGAACTTCCTAAGGGATAACGAAACGATATCCAATCTAAAGCTCAGAACCAGTTATGGAGTTACCGGTAACTCCGAAATACCTCCCTATTCCTCGCTATCCCTATTGGGCTCCGGCTATCAGACCATTTGGGGCGGAAATCGCGTAGGGGGTACGGGATTGAACCGATTGGCGAATCCCGACTTAAAATGGGAAAAGACTGCACAATACGACGTAGGCCTCGAATTGGGCCTGTTCAACAATCGCCTCAGCGTTGAGACCGATGTCTATTATAGGAAGACGACCGATATGTTATTAGATGCCCCTGTGCCCGAATCCAGTGGGTACGAGACCATCCGACGAAATGTGGGGTCCATGGAAAACAAAGGGCTCGAGGTTTCGTTGAATACGAAGAACATTGTTACGGAAGACCTAATGTGGGACACTTCCTTCAATATTTCGATGAATCGGAACAAAGTGCTCACCTTGGCCACTCCCTCCGATATTTTCGGGGTCGGGGGACCGGGCATTACCAACCCGACCAACGTAATACGTATCGGTGAACCGGTGGGATCGTTCTGGGGCCTGACCCGTTTGGGTACCTGGAATACCGACGAGGCCGAAGAGGCAGCCAGTTTTGTAAGCTATCGTAACGGACTTACGATATTGCCCGGGGATATTAAGTACAAGGATTTTAATAACGACAAGATTATTAACGATGAAGACAGGACAATCATCGGAAACGGATATCCTACCGCTTCGGGTAGTCTGATCAACAATATCACCTACAAGGGTATCGATTTTACCTTGGACCTTCAATATTCCTGGGGCAACGATGTGATGGACATGAACCTACACTCCAGCGAAGACCGACAGGCATTGGCCAACAGTTATAGGACGGTATTGAATGCCTGGACTCCAGATAATCAGGACACTCCCATCGCACAGGTCCGGGATACCCGGGCGGGTTACGTGACCAATGTAGATTCCCATTGGATCAAGGACGGCTCCTTCCTACGGGGCAGAAACCTGATGGTAGGCTATTCTTTCGGTCCACAGCTGCTCGAACGCCTATACCTGAACAAACTCCGTCTATATGCCTCTACCCAAAATTTCTTTTTGTGGACGAGCGAAGAGCTTATTGGAGACCCCGAGGTCATACCCATTCGTGGTGGGCAAGGAAATAATGTGTTCTCCCAAGGAATGAAATGGCACGAATACCCTAGGTCGACCACATTTGTCATCGGACTTCAAGTGGGTATTTAA
- a CDS encoding 3'-5' exonuclease, whose product MDLKLTRPICFFDLETTGTNIAKDRIVEIAILKVHPNGTSESKTWLVNPGMKIPDEVIAIHGISNEKVANEPTFKELSKEIYAMIKDSDLGGYNSDRFDIPLLVEEMLRADIDFDMKNTVAIDVQTIFHKMEKRTLGAAYKFYCGKELIDAHSAEADTLATYEVLKCQLDRYPELENNVKKLAEFSTHRRFADFAGFLGYDEDGIEIFSFGKHKGKKVLDVLEKEPGYFGWILNADFPLYTKKVLTQVKLQSKFPT is encoded by the coding sequence ATGGATTTAAAACTTACACGGCCGATATGCTTCTTCGACCTGGAAACCACGGGAACCAACATCGCCAAAGACCGAATCGTTGAGATCGCCATCCTGAAGGTGCATCCCAACGGTACCTCAGAAAGCAAAACATGGTTGGTAAATCCGGGGATGAAAATTCCCGATGAGGTGATTGCCATCCATGGGATATCCAACGAAAAAGTAGCGAACGAACCTACTTTTAAGGAACTGTCCAAGGAAATATACGCTATGATCAAGGACAGCGATTTAGGCGGTTACAACTCCGATCGCTTCGATATTCCTTTATTGGTAGAGGAAATGCTACGGGCCGATATCGATTTCGATATGAAGAACACGGTGGCTATCGACGTCCAGACCATTTTTCATAAAATGGAAAAACGCACTCTCGGCGCGGCCTATAAATTTTACTGCGGGAAGGAGTTGATCGATGCCCATAGTGCCGAGGCCGATACGCTGGCGACCTACGAGGTGCTGAAATGCCAATTAGATCGCTATCCCGAACTGGAAAACAACGTTAAAAAACTGGCCGAATTCTCTACGCACCGCCGGTTTGCGGACTTCGCCGGATTTTTGGGATATGACGAAGATGGTATCGAGATTTTTTCTTTCGGAAAACACAAGGGCAAAAAGGTGCTCGACGTATTGGAAAAGGAACCCGGATATTTCGGATGGATACTCAACGCCGATTTTCCATTATACACCAAAAAAGTGCTGACCCAGGTCAAACTGCAAAGCAAGTTTCCGACTTGA
- the rpmG gene encoding 50S ribosomal protein L33: MAKKGNRVQVILECTEHKESGKPGTSRYITTKNKKNTPGRMEIRKFNPILRKMTVHKEIK, from the coding sequence ATGGCAAAAAAAGGCAATAGAGTACAGGTAATCTTGGAATGTACCGAGCATAAGGAATCCGGTAAGCCCGGTACTTCGCGGTACATTACCACCAAGAATAAAAAGAACACCCCTGGAAGGATGGAGATCAGAAAATTCAACCCCATTCTAAGGAAAATGACGGTGCACAAAGAAATTAAGTAA